One genomic region from Croceicoccus sp. YJ47 encodes:
- the pspA gene encoding phage shock protein PspA, with amino-acid sequence MTEPFDLEPEKDERRREADRLHAERAEQRRASRDNAAASRFENEVARLRRPQAERSGEPANGTDRQPRGADAPRRFNDQISQYGAPLMGIFNRTRDIIAANFSDLLDKADDPNKMIRMIIMEMEETLVEVRASAARTIADQKEMQRHCYRLERLQDDWGEKAQLALSKDREDLARAALTEKKKASDLAGKLREEIAVLDDSLRACEEDILKLQGRLREARSRQTQIAARLESAENRVKLRTLLSTERVDEAMARFDQLERRVDYAEGRADALKYDRSGNREPSLAEQIEALGGDDNVDAELEELKRAMKGGNENKGD; translated from the coding sequence ATGACCGAACCTTTCGATCTCGAACCCGAAAAGGACGAGCGCCGCCGCGAGGCGGACAGGCTCCACGCCGAGCGGGCGGAACAGCGGCGCGCATCGCGCGACAATGCCGCGGCCTCGCGTTTCGAAAACGAGGTGGCCCGGCTGCGCCGCCCGCAGGCAGAGCGTTCCGGCGAACCGGCGAACGGCACCGACCGTCAGCCGCGCGGTGCCGACGCTCCGCGCCGCTTCAACGACCAGATTTCGCAATATGGAGCACCTTTGATGGGCATATTCAACCGGACCCGCGACATCATCGCGGCCAATTTCAGCGATCTGCTCGACAAGGCCGACGACCCCAACAAGATGATCCGCATGATTATCATGGAAATGGAGGAAACGCTCGTCGAGGTGCGCGCCAGCGCCGCCCGCACCATCGCCGATCAGAAGGAGATGCAGCGGCATTGCTACCGGCTCGAACGGCTTCAGGACGACTGGGGCGAGAAGGCGCAGCTTGCGCTGTCGAAGGATCGCGAGGATCTCGCCCGCGCCGCGCTGACGGAGAAGAAGAAGGCCTCCGATCTTGCGGGCAAGCTGCGCGAGGAGATCGCCGTACTCGACGACAGCCTGCGCGCCTGTGAGGAGGACATCCTGAAATTGCAGGGCCGCCTGCGCGAGGCCCGCAGCCGCCAGACGCAGATCGCCGCCCGCCTCGAAAGCGCGGAGAACCGCGTGAAGCTGCGCACGCTGCTCTCGACCGAGCGCGTGGATGAGGCGATGGCCCGCTTCGATCAGCTGGAACGCCGCGTCGATTATGCCGAAGGGCGCGCCGACGCTCTGAAATACGACCGTTCGGGCAATCGCGAGCCCAGCCTCGCCGAACAGATCGAGGCGCTGGGCGGCGATGACAATGTCGATGCCGAACTCGAAGAATTGAAGCGCGCCATGAAGGGCGGCAACGAAAACAAGGGGGATTGA
- the pspC gene encoding envelope stress response membrane protein PspC gives MNTPRTRFYRDKANGKLMGVCSGMGNYAGIDAFWIRLGFIIFTLTMGWPLLLYFAAGFIAPKKPEQLYHDRQEEKFWQDVRKSPSASARQVKGKFRDIDRRLARVEEHYVSSNRALSAEIERLR, from the coding sequence ATGAACACGCCCCGCACCCGTTTCTATCGCGACAAGGCGAATGGCAAGTTGATGGGCGTGTGTTCCGGCATGGGCAATTACGCCGGGATCGACGCCTTCTGGATCCGCCTCGGCTTCATCATCTTCACGCTCACCATGGGCTGGCCGCTGCTGCTCTATTTCGCCGCCGGGTTCATCGCGCCGAAAAAGCCGGAGCAGCTCTATCACGACCGGCAGGAGGAGAAATTCTGGCAGGACGTGCGCAAATCGCCGTCCGCCTCCGCCCGGCAGGTGAAGGGCAAGTTCCGCGACATCGACCGCCGCCTCGCCCGCGTGGAGGAACATTACGTGAGTTCGAACCGCGCGCTGTCGGCCGAAATCGAGCGCCTGCGGTAA
- a CDS encoding NUDIX domain-containing protein, with product MSGALREWAAALPDEPAPDGAIPAATLMVFRRRDDALEILMVKRARKLRFAGGAMVFPGGRIDPGDRALAHDMLPDIPAGWAAAQVAAIRETLEETGLLVGLAQQVTRTDALRARARLLETGDFRALLRGEGWTFDREAITPFARWCPPDGTSRVFDTRFFIADIGTGAVAVSADGTESDSLLWATADALLAQHERGDIALVHPTIRNLERVAPFPDYAAIAAHARTIPPRIIRPVVGETDGAEYITVPPGFGYPAERRPFRAI from the coding sequence ATGAGCGGCGCGCTCCGCGAATGGGCGGCCGCTTTGCCCGACGAACCGGCCCCGGACGGCGCGATCCCCGCCGCCACGCTCATGGTGTTTCGCCGGCGGGACGACGCTCTTGAAATATTGATGGTGAAGCGGGCGCGCAAATTGCGCTTTGCCGGCGGGGCCATGGTGTTTCCCGGCGGGCGGATCGATCCCGGCGACCGCGCGCTGGCGCACGACATGCTGCCCGACATACCGGCGGGCTGGGCCGCGGCGCAGGTCGCGGCGATCCGCGAAACGCTGGAGGAAACGGGACTGCTCGTCGGGCTGGCGCAACAGGTGACGCGGACCGATGCGCTGCGCGCGCGGGCGCGTCTCCTCGAAACCGGGGATTTTCGTGCATTGCTGCGCGGCGAAGGCTGGACCTTCGACAGGGAGGCGATCACCCCGTTCGCCCGCTGGTGCCCGCCGGACGGAACCAGCCGCGTGTTCGACACCCGCTTCTTCATCGCCGACATCGGCACCGGTGCCGTCGCCGTGAGCGCCGACGGCACGGAGAGCGACAGCCTTTTATGGGCCACGGCGGACGCACTCCTCGCGCAGCATGAACGCGGCGACATTGCGCTGGTGCATCCCACGATCCGCAATCTGGAACGGGTCGCGCCCTTTCCCGATTATGCCGCGATTGCCGCGCATGCCCGCACGATTCCCCCGCGCATCATCCGCCCCGTGGTCGGCGAAACGGACGGCGCGGAATACATCACCGTGCCGCCAGGCTTCGGCTATCCTGCGGAGCGGCGGCCCTTTCGCGCGATCTGA
- the leuD gene encoding 3-isopropylmalate dehydratase small subunit gives MEPINEIAYRAIPYGAKNVDTDVIIPAHWLKTVSREGLGKGAFETVRAKPGNVFDDPRYEGAPILIAGDNFGCGSSREHAAWALLDMGVRVVIAPSFSDIFSSNAFKNGILAVALPQEQVDRLLAVAEEGELFVDLEHQTVGTEMQDRFHFDVDPFRKHCLLNGLDEIGLTMERGDAISAYETRTASQLSFLSGPRAA, from the coding sequence ATGGAACCGATCAACGAAATCGCTTACCGCGCCATCCCCTATGGCGCGAAGAACGTCGACACCGACGTCATCATCCCCGCGCACTGGCTCAAGACCGTTTCGCGCGAAGGGCTGGGCAAGGGGGCGTTCGAAACCGTGCGGGCAAAGCCGGGCAATGTGTTCGACGATCCCCGCTACGAAGGTGCGCCGATTTTGATCGCGGGCGACAATTTCGGATGCGGATCGAGCCGGGAACACGCCGCCTGGGCGCTGCTCGACATGGGCGTGCGCGTGGTGATCGCGCCAAGCTTTTCCGACATATTTTCGAGCAATGCGTTCAAGAACGGCATCCTCGCCGTTGCATTGCCGCAGGAACAGGTCGACCGCCTGCTCGCAGTGGCGGAGGAGGGCGAATTGTTCGTCGACCTCGAACATCAGACCGTCGGAACCGAGATGCAGGACCGTTTCCATTTCGATGTCGACCCGTTTCGCAAGCATTGCCTGCTCAACGGGCTCGACGAAATCGGGCTGACCATGGAACGCGGCGATGCGATTTCGGCCTATGAAACCCGCACCGCATCGCAGCTTTCCTTTCTTTCCGGACCGCGCGCGGCCTGA
- a CDS encoding BolA family protein has protein sequence MPMQADEIETMIREAIPDAEVTIRDLAGDGDHYAAHVVSPSFAGKSRVQQHKAVYSALDGKMGGVLHALQLTTAVPN, from the coding sequence ATGCCGATGCAGGCCGACGAAATCGAAACCATGATCCGCGAGGCGATCCCCGATGCGGAGGTCACCATTCGCGATCTCGCCGGGGATGGCGACCATTATGCCGCCCATGTGGTCAGCCCCAGCTTTGCGGGCAAAAGCCGGGTGCAGCAGCACAAGGCGGTGTATTCCGCGCTCGATGGAAAGATGGGCGGCGTGCTCCACGCCTTGCAACTGACCACCGCGGTTCCCAATTGA
- a CDS encoding DNA-deoxyinosine glycosylase — translation MAAGTQAEGPRKSSFAAVTTPETRVLLLGSLPGEASLRAQRYYAHPRNQFWHLVGGAIGVDLDALPYASRLAVLRLAGIGLWDVARTARRSGSLDSAMRDVEGNALAALAASLPALRLVGFNGGTAARIGRRMLPADAPALLTLPSSSPAYCRVTRDEKAREWNAIRDYLRPECLQSARIAADRAAYRHVTPDTGKDEE, via the coding sequence GTGGCGGCGGGGACACAGGCGGAAGGACCGCGCAAATCCTCCTTTGCCGCCGTCACGACGCCGGAAACCCGCGTGCTCCTGCTCGGCAGCCTGCCGGGGGAGGCGTCGCTGCGTGCGCAGCGGTATTACGCGCATCCCCGCAACCAGTTCTGGCACCTTGTCGGCGGGGCCATCGGGGTCGATCTCGATGCCTTGCCCTATGCGTCGCGGCTGGCGGTGCTGCGCCTTGCGGGCATCGGGCTGTGGGATGTTGCCCGGACCGCGCGCCGTTCGGGCAGCCTCGACAGCGCGATGCGGGATGTGGAGGGCAATGCGCTGGCCGCGCTTGCCGCCTCGCTTCCCGCGCTGCGGCTCGTCGGGTTCAACGGGGGAACGGCGGCGCGGATCGGGCGGCGGATGCTACCCGCCGATGCCCCCGCCCTCCTCACCCTCCCGTCGAGCAGCCCTGCCTATTGCCGGGTGACGCGCGACGAAAAGGCGCGCGAATGGAATGCGATTCGCGATTATCTGCGTCCGGAATGCTTGCAATCGGCGCGCATTGCCGCAGATAGGGCCGCATACCGGCACGTCACACCGGATACGGGAAAGGATGAGGAATGA
- a CDS encoding DUF1476 domain-containing protein — MTDFNDRRRAEEAKSAQDEMNMFRVTARRNRLLGVWAAEKMELSDAETESYAKAVVQADFEEAGDEDVIRKVFGDLVSVGCDIDESAVRVALEQKAVEARRQLIGEA; from the coding sequence ATGACCGATTTCAATGACCGTCGCCGGGCCGAGGAAGCCAAGAGTGCGCAGGACGAGATGAACATGTTCCGCGTCACCGCGCGGCGCAATCGCCTGCTCGGCGTATGGGCGGCGGAGAAGATGGAATTGTCGGACGCCGAAACCGAATCCTACGCCAAGGCGGTCGTACAGGCCGATTTCGAGGAAGCGGGCGACGAGGACGTCATTCGCAAGGTGTTCGGCGACCTCGTATCGGTAGGCTGCGACATCGACGAATCCGCCGTGCGCGTCGCGCTCGAACAAAAGGCGGTCGAGGCGCGCCGTCAGCTTATCGGCGAAGCGTAA
- the rimP gene encoding ribosome maturation protein RimP, whose protein sequence is MADLTRVTELCEAEAKGCGFELVRVKLFGSDDERTLQVMAEDPATGQLVIEQCMTLSRRISDAIDAREEAGDELIDGAYRLEVSSPGIDRPLTREQDYADWAGHEARITLDKKADAPGGNRRTFHGDLAGIEDGMVTIEDRKNGRTVLPFNDIHAAKLVLTDRLIAATGPLDASGADEIDDEEFEEQED, encoded by the coding sequence TTGGCCGATCTGACCCGCGTAACCGAATTGTGCGAAGCCGAAGCGAAAGGCTGCGGCTTCGAACTGGTGCGCGTGAAGCTGTTCGGATCGGACGATGAGCGCACCTTGCAGGTGATGGCGGAGGATCCCGCCACCGGACAGCTGGTGATCGAGCAGTGCATGACGCTCTCCCGCCGCATTTCCGACGCCATCGACGCGCGGGAAGAGGCCGGTGACGAGCTGATCGACGGCGCCTACCGGCTCGAGGTGAGCAGCCCCGGCATCGACCGGCCGTTGACGCGCGAGCAGGATTATGCCGACTGGGCCGGGCACGAGGCGCGCATCACGCTGGACAAGAAGGCCGACGCGCCGGGCGGCAATCGCCGCACGTTCCACGGCGATCTCGCTGGGATCGAGGATGGCATGGTCACGATCGAGGATCGCAAGAACGGTCGGACCGTTCTGCCGTTCAATGACATTCACGCGGCGAAGCTGGTCCTGACCGACCGGCTGATCGCCGCGACCGGGCCGCTGGACGCCAGCGGGGCCGATGAAATCGACGACGAAGAATTCGAAGAACAGGAAGACTGA
- a CDS encoding SufE family protein, with protein MRTIDDIREEYEFLEGDERYRLLIELGRELDPMPPALKTESTQVKGCSAAVWVYPTQTEDGRLHFLADSNAAITKGIIALVLAAVQDRPADEVRDTDVEGALEPFDLKNQLSSNRTQGVPNMIALIRETATRIAAQD; from the coding sequence ATGCGCACGATCGACGACATTCGCGAGGAATATGAATTTCTCGAAGGGGACGAACGCTATCGCCTGCTCATCGAGCTGGGCCGGGAGCTGGACCCGATGCCGCCCGCGCTCAAGACCGAGAGCACGCAGGTCAAGGGATGCTCTGCCGCGGTGTGGGTCTATCCCACGCAGACGGAGGACGGGCGGCTCCACTTCCTCGCCGATTCCAACGCGGCGATTACCAAGGGGATCATCGCGCTGGTGCTCGCCGCGGTGCAGGACCGCCCGGCGGACGAAGTGCGCGATACCGATGTGGAAGGCGCGCTCGAACCCTTCGACCTCAAAAATCAGCTGTCGTCGAACCGGACGCAGGGCGTGCCGAACATGATCGCGCTGATCCGCGAAACCGCGACACGCATCGCGGCGCAGGATTGA
- the pspB gene encoding envelope stress response membrane protein PspB — protein sequence MEEVLAVLLIFLGLPWLLFHYITKWKTTPKLTDNDEDMLEELYQLARRLDERMETVERLVASESPEYRREHFDAPRLDAARNADNAKLDELDRLIKERNAR from the coding sequence GTGGAAGAAGTGCTTGCCGTATTGCTGATATTCCTCGGCCTGCCGTGGCTGCTGTTCCACTACATCACCAAGTGGAAGACCACGCCGAAACTGACCGACAATGACGAGGACATGCTGGAGGAACTCTACCAGCTCGCCCGCCGCCTGGATGAGCGGATGGAGACCGTCGAACGGCTCGTCGCCAGCGAGAGCCCCGAATATCGCCGCGAACATTTCGACGCCCCGCGCCTCGATGCCGCGCGCAACGCCGACAATGCCAAGCTCGACGAGCTGGACCGGCTGATCAAGGAAAGGAATGCACGATGA
- a CDS encoding LPXTG cell wall anchor domain-containing protein yields the protein MSDDNSLTGKAAMAGAAIGSAALAAALLYASRRRERAQAARTKPAPGANPPETD from the coding sequence ATGAGCGACGACAACAGCCTGACGGGAAAAGCGGCAATGGCCGGCGCCGCAATCGGATCGGCCGCATTGGCCGCCGCGCTGCTCTACGCCTCGCGGCGGCGCGAACGCGCGCAGGCCGCCAGGACGAAACCAGCGCCGGGCGCCAATCCGCCGGAAACCGACTGA
- a CDS encoding TonB-dependent receptor, which produces MLSSIRNTLAIGTAAAAILAAPAAWAGTIEGSVVDDTGTRALQSAQVRILELDRVASTMRDGAFRFVDVPGGTYTVEVRYVGAEPETQTVTVPETGTVRPMFTLGGSEQNILVIGQLANQASALSRKREGDGVSSVLTRDAIGQFPDQNVAESLRRLPGLNILNDQGEGRFVSVRGLSPNLNSSSINGARIPAPESDTRSVALDVISSDQIESIEVKKSLTPDMDADTIGASIEINTVSAFDRKRDLYTARVEGSYNRLADTLTPKLGFDFSTKLSDDFGVAGGVSYYKRKFETDNVEAEDWKLDDDGNALFEEIQYRDYDVERERLSASLSFDWRAGDTTELYLRGLYSQFDDHEFRRRLTFDLGDFDTVSFGGGNALGFTASDDAEIQVERDIKDRAESQKIRSIVLGGETDAGDWRFEYAGSYARSTERENDSIDPTTFDRDFGDEGDGDNFGLVFDLTNPRIPTFTVDARADLFADPAQYALNDVEVTRLSASQDEEFALWADIGRTFALASGDFTVQAGAKARWREKRYDFNVQFYEDATGEYTLADVLGRSTYRLQGIDPVADFTAPTRYFFDNFGDFELQEIDSTFDSAVEDYVNKEDVYAGYALGRWDSETWRIIAGVRMEHTRNDISANLTELIEEGAEYDGAVLDDDIVVITPNRFERDYTDWLPSVNMRYEPVRNLVFRAAGYKSLVRPNLADLAPRFIVEENDDNEREGEFGNPGLRPYKAWNLDAAAEYYFTGNGALTANVFYKDVKNFIVDRQLNEEDSPYSGIDFTEAVVPVNGRSATVFGAEFGFSSALAFLPAPLDGLLVQANYTYTDAQGTLDDGREIPLPAASKHTFNVVLGYEKGPVSLRVAGTFRDKYLDELGSEAEEDRYVDDLFQIDASARYRLTRQIQLYWEWVNANDADFFAYQNLGGARRLLQYEEYDWTMKFGARFNF; this is translated from the coding sequence ATGTTATCATCCATCCGCAACACACTCGCCATCGGCACCGCCGCCGCGGCGATCCTGGCCGCGCCCGCCGCATGGGCCGGCACGATCGAGGGCAGCGTCGTCGACGATACCGGCACGCGCGCGCTGCAATCGGCGCAGGTGCGCATCCTCGAACTCGACCGGGTCGCATCGACGATGCGCGATGGCGCGTTCCGCTTTGTCGACGTGCCGGGCGGCACCTATACGGTGGAGGTGCGCTATGTCGGGGCAGAGCCGGAGACGCAGACCGTCACCGTGCCCGAAACCGGCACCGTCCGCCCGATGTTCACCCTCGGCGGGTCGGAACAGAATATCCTCGTCATCGGACAGCTCGCGAACCAGGCCAGCGCACTGTCCCGCAAGCGCGAGGGCGACGGGGTCAGCTCCGTCCTCACCCGCGATGCCATCGGGCAATTCCCGGATCAGAACGTCGCCGAATCGCTGCGCCGTCTGCCGGGCCTCAATATCCTCAACGATCAGGGCGAAGGCCGCTTCGTTTCCGTGCGCGGTCTCAGCCCCAATCTCAACAGCAGCTCCATCAATGGCGCGCGCATTCCCGCACCCGAAAGCGATACGCGCTCGGTCGCGCTGGACGTGATTTCGAGCGACCAGATCGAATCGATCGAGGTAAAGAAATCGCTGACGCCGGACATGGACGCGGACACCATCGGCGCCAGCATCGAGATCAATACGGTGAGCGCGTTCGACCGCAAGCGCGACCTTTACACCGCGCGGGTCGAAGGCAGCTACAACCGGCTCGCCGATACGCTGACGCCGAAACTGGGTTTCGATTTTTCGACGAAGCTGTCGGACGATTTCGGCGTCGCGGGCGGTGTGTCCTACTACAAGCGCAAGTTCGAGACCGACAATGTTGAGGCCGAGGACTGGAAACTGGACGACGACGGCAATGCCCTGTTCGAGGAAATCCAGTACCGCGATTACGACGTGGAGCGCGAACGGCTGAGCGCGTCGCTGTCCTTCGACTGGCGCGCGGGCGATACGACCGAGCTTTACCTGCGCGGCCTGTATAGCCAGTTCGACGATCATGAATTCCGCCGCCGGCTGACCTTCGACCTCGGCGATTTCGACACGGTGTCGTTCGGCGGCGGCAATGCGCTGGGCTTTACCGCGAGCGACGATGCCGAGATTCAGGTCGAGCGCGACATCAAGGACCGCGCCGAAAGTCAGAAGATCCGCTCGATCGTGCTGGGCGGCGAGACCGACGCGGGCGACTGGCGCTTCGAATATGCCGGCAGCTACGCCCGCTCGACCGAGCGGGAGAACGACAGCATCGACCCCACCACCTTCGACCGCGATTTTGGCGACGAGGGCGACGGCGACAATTTCGGCCTCGTCTTCGACCTCACCAATCCGCGCATCCCGACCTTTACCGTCGATGCCCGCGCGGACCTGTTTGCGGATCCGGCGCAATATGCATTGAACGATGTGGAGGTCACGCGCCTGTCCGCATCGCAGGACGAGGAATTCGCGCTCTGGGCCGACATCGGCCGCACCTTCGCGCTGGCCAGCGGCGATTTCACGGTGCAGGCGGGCGCAAAGGCGCGCTGGCGCGAGAAGCGCTACGATTTCAACGTGCAGTTCTACGAGGATGCGACCGGCGAATACACGCTGGCCGACGTATTGGGGCGCAGCACCTACCGCCTTCAGGGCATCGACCCGGTTGCCGATTTCACCGCGCCGACCCGCTATTTCTTCGACAATTTCGGCGATTTCGAATTGCAGGAGATCGACAGCACCTTCGATTCCGCGGTGGAGGATTACGTCAACAAGGAGGATGTCTACGCCGGATACGCGCTCGGCCGCTGGGATAGCGAGACGTGGCGCATCATCGCCGGCGTGCGCATGGAACACACGCGCAACGACATCTCCGCCAATCTGACCGAGCTGATCGAGGAAGGCGCGGAATATGATGGCGCGGTGCTCGACGACGATATCGTGGTCATCACCCCCAACCGGTTCGAACGCGATTACACCGACTGGTTGCCCAGCGTGAACATGCGGTACGAGCCGGTGCGCAATCTGGTGTTCCGCGCGGCGGGTTACAAAAGCCTGGTGCGGCCCAATCTCGCCGATCTCGCCCCGCGCTTCATCGTGGAGGAGAACGACGACAACGAACGCGAAGGCGAATTCGGCAATCCCGGCCTCCGCCCGTACAAGGCGTGGAACCTCGACGCGGCGGCGGAATATTACTTCACCGGCAATGGCGCGCTCACGGCCAATGTCTTTTACAAGGACGTGAAGAACTTCATCGTCGACCGGCAGCTCAACGAGGAAGACAGCCCCTATTCCGGGATCGATTTCACCGAGGCGGTCGTCCCCGTGAATGGCCGGTCGGCGACGGTGTTCGGCGCGGAGTTCGGATTTTCGAGCGCGCTTGCCTTCCTGCCCGCCCCGCTCGACGGATTGCTGGTGCAGGCGAACTACACCTATACCGATGCGCAAGGAACGCTGGACGACGGGCGCGAGATTCCGCTTCCCGCCGCGTCGAAGCATACGTTCAACGTCGTGCTCGGCTATGAAAAGGGCCCGGTCAGCCTGCGGGTCGCGGGCACGTTCCGCGACAAATATCTCGACGAGCTGGGCAGCGAGGCGGAGGAGGACCGCTATGTCGACGATCTGTTCCAGATCGACGCGAGCGCGCGTTATCGCCTCACCCGCCAGATACAGCTCTACTGGGAATGGGTGAACGCGAACGATGCCGATTTCTTCGCCTATCAGAATCTGGGCGGTGCGCGCCGCCTGCTGCAATATGAAGAATACGACTGGACCATGAAATTCGGCGCGAGGTTCAACTTCTGA
- the grxD gene encoding Grx4 family monothiol glutaredoxin, with amino-acid sequence MSDTNTRIEEIVKADDVVLFMKGTPLFPQCGFSSRAVAILDHLGVKYGSVDVLQDMEIRQGIKSFSDWPTIPQLYVKGEFVGGSDIMMEMFEAGELNTLMAEKQVAKAD; translated from the coding sequence ATGTCTGACACGAACACCCGCATCGAAGAAATCGTCAAGGCGGATGACGTCGTCCTGTTCATGAAGGGCACGCCCCTGTTTCCGCAGTGCGGTTTTTCCAGCCGGGCGGTCGCCATCCTCGACCATCTCGGCGTGAAATACGGCAGCGTCGACGTGTTGCAGGACATGGAAATCCGGCAGGGGATCAAGTCTTTTTCCGACTGGCCGACCATCCCGCAGCTTTACGTAAAAGGCGAATTCGTCGGCGGCAGCGACATCATGATGGAAATGTTCGAGGCCGGCGAGCTCAACACGCTCATGGCCGAAAAGCAGGTCGCGAAGGCGGACTGA
- the pspF gene encoding phage shock protein operon transcriptional activator, which translates to MERESQFVGQSSAILDAVERASRAAALSRPVLVVGERGTGKELIAERLHRLSDRWGEPLVVMNCAALPETLIEAELFGHEAGAFTGATKAREGRFEEAHGGTLFLDELGTLSMAAQERLLRAVEYGEVTRIGSSRPRRVDVRIVAATNENLPAMAQAHRFRADLLDRLSFEVITLPPLRAREGDIVVLADFFGRRMAAELHWDGWPGFREEVLDALEAYEWPGNVRELRNVVERAVYHWDDRRDAVGEMIFDPFDSPWAPKGEGSAPGGEDEAAVPAKVVAETPAFDFAGVDDLRGAVDAHERAIVEAVLERNRWNQRRAAESLGLTYDQLRHCLKKHSLSPAQQAS; encoded by the coding sequence ATGGAGCGCGAAAGCCAGTTCGTCGGCCAGTCCTCGGCCATTCTCGACGCGGTCGAACGCGCCAGCCGCGCCGCCGCATTGTCGCGGCCCGTGCTGGTCGTGGGCGAACGCGGCACGGGCAAGGAACTGATTGCGGAACGCCTGCACCGCCTGTCCGACAGGTGGGGCGAACCGCTGGTGGTGATGAATTGCGCCGCGCTCCCCGAAACGCTGATCGAGGCGGAATTGTTCGGGCACGAGGCGGGCGCCTTCACCGGCGCCACCAAGGCGCGCGAGGGCCGGTTCGAGGAGGCGCATGGCGGCACGCTGTTCCTCGACGAGCTGGGCACGCTGTCGATGGCGGCGCAGGAGCGCCTGCTGCGCGCGGTCGAATATGGCGAGGTCACGCGCATCGGGTCCTCCCGCCCGCGCCGGGTCGACGTGCGCATCGTCGCCGCCACGAACGAGAATCTTCCCGCCATGGCGCAGGCGCACCGGTTTCGTGCCGACCTGCTCGACCGGCTGAGTTTCGAAGTCATCACGCTTCCGCCCCTGCGCGCGCGCGAGGGCGATATCGTCGTGCTCGCCGATTTTTTCGGGCGGCGCATGGCGGCCGAATTGCACTGGGACGGGTGGCCGGGTTTCCGCGAGGAGGTGCTCGACGCGCTGGAGGCGTATGAATGGCCCGGCAATGTGCGCGAATTGCGCAATGTGGTGGAACGCGCGGTCTATCACTGGGACGACAGGCGCGACGCGGTGGGCGAGATGATCTTCGACCCCTTCGATTCGCCATGGGCACCGAAGGGGGAGGGTAGCGCGCCCGGCGGCGAGGACGAGGCTGCCGTGCCCGCGAAGGTGGTGGCGGAAACGCCGGCCTTCGATTTTGCCGGGGTCGACGATCTGCGCGGGGCGGTCGATGCGCACGAACGCGCCATCGTGGAGGCGGTGCTGGAGCGCAATCGCTGGAACCAGCGGCGCGCGGCGGAATCGCTCGGCCTGACCTATGACCAGCTGCGCCATTGTCTCAAGAAACATTCGCTATCCCCGGCGCAGCAGGCGTCCTAA